The DNA segment cgtagcCTGATGAAACCACTTTAAATACGGCAACTTCCTGAATTGAGAATCAAGATATATGAGATCAAAACGGTTAAAACTCCATTTTTTTCACACACTTAAATGTTTCATTTTGAAATCTTAAATGAAATATAACACAACCCACTGTATCTTtacttttaattgattttattctcaacataataaaaaaagtaattttacatacagtcacttttatgtaCTCTTTGTGCATTCtactaatatgattaattagattaatttttttaatgcacaactaatcatatcactagaatgtataaaagaatacacaaaaataactgcacatagaatttttataataaaaatataagagtaatgttatatattgtCATGGGTGCGTAAGCGTTGTacagttgttttgaaaaagagtgagatttataattaaaaaattaatttcttattatgtcgttttcatatttattcatttttttaaaatgattgcatAGCGAGTGCACTCACGACTGCAACACTCTAAgactatatttaacattattataacaatatttattataatgcaTATTCAGTATATCtatctcttttttattataacaacatctattatatttatcatataatattttttagcctagtttgtttttacaaataaaataagattagatgagttgagatgaaaattaaaaattaaataaaaaattatttttttaattttttaatattatttttattttaagatttgaaaaaatagaattgtttattttattttatataaaaatttaaaaaatttataataattaaataaaatgtgatgagttgataaattttgtaaaaacaaaGGTCAAAGAGGCATCTTGGGGAAACATTTTAGCTTACCTTGATCCTTGCTtggcatattttttttaaacaaaaattttatgtgcagtcactttcgtgcactcttttgtgcactccaatgatatgattggttgaatattaaaaaaaattaatccagccaatcatatcagtggaatgcgcagggagtacgcaaaagtgactgtatgtagcattgctcttttttaaatgaaaattttgagttttaaaattaaatattaaaatattatattttaatattattattattttgagatttgaaaaaattaagaaaaatttgaattgtttattatatttgatatgtagatttaaaaaagttataataataatatgaaaattttatatttaaaatgggAAATCTTGATATTTAAACAGTACTTGAGGTGAGCACGTGCAAATCACGCCCGCGCTTCTTCACTAGTGTAAACTCGTACAGTATTCAGTATTGGACGGAGACCATGAACCCTACAATGACCTTAATCTCCCATCTAAAGGACACGTGTCCTCAGCCAAGACCTGGGTTCTCTCTTTCCTTTATATGTACGCACAAACCCGTCCCCAAGCAACATGTTCTACTCTGTCTTCCCAACCCAATCCTTTACCCCCTTTCCCTCTCGCTTCCTCTCCTATTTCTTTGCAACTTTCTCCGTTTAAGGAGATTTGACTTCCAAACAAAAGATTAGAGTTAAGGAGATAAACTCCAGACGATAAACAATGATGCAACGCGAGGAAGCTCCGTTGGACCAGTTCACTGCCGATGAGATTGAGGCCGCCGACATCCTGCTCCATCTCCCTCAACTATTCTTTGAATCCAAGAGTCGCCTCAGATTTCCTTCATGGGGCGCCAGAAGAAAGAGATCCCTGGGGCTTCAGATTCAATCTTTCCTTTGTTTCGGTTTGGCGTTGTCGCCCGAATCGCCCCCATCAGAGTTTCGTCGTGAGACCGAGATTGGTGCTGTGGTTCCTAAATGTCAGAAGAAAGGTCAACCGGCGGTCAAGACCGAGGCTTCAAGCCCTGTGACCCCTCTTGCGTTCATGCCCAGCAGCGAGTCTGAAGAGAAGCCCGAGCAGTCCTTGAAAAGAAAACTGGCTCCTAAAAGGGTATATCTCTATTGCTTTTGCAGTCTTTTGTACTTTTCTTCTTGGCAATATATGTGTCTCTTCCTAATTTTCTCGTCCTTCTCAAATTTTCTCGACGAAGTTCAATTTTCTTGAAGTTTTGAATTCGGGGTTCGGAGTttttacctctctctctctctctctctctctctctcgcttttACAATTTTCTCGGAGTTTTGTTTTGACTCCTGGGTTTTgtctttatttattgttgtcttCAATGTTTGTCTGTTTGGTTTAGGATCAGACtctgatgttttttttttccgccCTTTTCGGATGTTGTAGAAAAGAGAGGATTGGCTGGAGATCATAGACGAGTTAAATCGACACAGGGATTCGCTAAACGAGgtgagtttattattattattattattggttccTTGTTGCCTTAAATTTGTTTTCCCCTCAAAGTACGTGTgatatctttttaattttcctatCGATTTTCGTTTCAAGAAAATCCGCAGCTATAATTTCTCTAATACTTCCTGTGGAATCCAAACAGGAGATAGAATATCTGAGGCTGCATTGCACCCAATTGAGAGCTTCCAATTTGGAGATGAAGGCAAAGGTATTATTTTTACCAGATCTTGTTTTTCTGGCTTTGGTCCCTCTTTATACTTAAATCAATACACGCTTCTCTACAGTTAAGTCTCGAACCCTTTTCGAAGACCGTCGATTCTCTCGGTACTGAAAATCAAGACAAGGATCGGACGGTGCGAATGCATTCCACGTTGTCATCTAGCCGTGAGCTTGACTTGGTTAACAACAATGTTGACCCATCTCCTCCTCTTCCCGATCTCAACCTCTCTGCAGAGGACACGTTTGCGATTGACACATCCGGACCGTTTGATCTAAACCCGATCAACGGGAACTTCAGTTTCAGTAGGGTTGTGGCGGCTCAAGCCAGACAGAGAAGGATGCAGATCTACAGGGCCAAGAAACTCCATTGCCGCTAATAAAAGTAAACTACACGAGTAGATGATAGCTTTTTGTCTTTTTTGGTATGGAATATTCTCTTTTAAGAGAAATGTTAAACACAGTTAGTGTTTAAATGTagtatattctttttaaaaaatgttagatttattattgaaaaattaatttttttatataaatcttgtctttactctttttttttaaattctacgacgtttatatatttttacaactgtaaatattattttccttttgataATTAAGTAAGagggttttgttttttctccaaAATATTTGTTAAGGTAGTTGGAATTTAGATGTAAATTGGTAGAGTTGCAGGGAAAATATGTTGTTAGTTTCTTGTTAGAAATCTGGGGGGCTTCAAGCCGAAAGAAAAACCCAATTTGCCtatatttatgttgaattttataataatattgaatgttaaatagatattatttgtttttttgtgttttatttattccaGATTCTGGACTTCTTATAAGAATCTTGAATCTTGCTCGGATCCCTAATTTTGGGTCCAAACTGCTTCGGTAACTGTACTCACGCACGATTTTatggataatattatatatatttgtaattttattttgtcaatgatttttttaatttttaatttttaatttattattaattttaataactgTCACGtcaatacatataattaatttaaataaaattataaatataatatgtgttTTATATTATCTCGAGTACAGCGTATGTCATTGTAGTTTTGGTACCCGAACTAATACATGTGGTAATGATAACCCAATTGGTCAATTCATCAATAAAACCGTTTCGTTTTCTCGTTAATGTACAGCATCCATCCTTTTCATGTGCTTGATACCTGAATTAGGCCAATGTGTTTCTTTTTTCCTTGGAAAGAGAACAGAGCAACAAAGGTATTGTTGGGCTGTCAAATAAGAGGCACCATTGCTGCGTGGTCAAGATCCAACTTGAGGAAGACTTTTTTAAGTGATAGATAATAGATAAAGATAAATTAAgagtcaaataaaatattatttttattttaaaatttgaaaaaattgaattatttattatattttatttgaaattcaatttgaagttgttaacatttttatctaatcattattttcaaaaaactatattacaaattatagtttaattctattttaaccttataattcttttattcaacttttttttctctttttctaaaattttattaaaaattttaattcaaatcatttcactattattaataaattatatgattactatttacatatttcttatctattctcatcttatttatgtAACTAAACGAGGCCTAATGCTTGGTTtagataataagatgagatgacataatttgataataatagtgaaatagtttgtgaatagtggtaaaatgatttgagttaatatgttttatgaggttttggaaa comes from the Carya illinoinensis cultivar Pawnee chromosome 8, C.illinoinensisPawnee_v1, whole genome shotgun sequence genome and includes:
- the LOC122318003 gene encoding uncharacterized protein LOC122318003, translated to MMQREEAPLDQFTADEIEAADILLHLPQLFFESKSRLRFPSWGARRKRSLGLQIQSFLCFGLALSPESPPSEFRRETEIGAVVPKCQKKGQPAVKTEASSPVTPLAFMPSSESEEKPEQSLKRKLAPKRKREDWLEIIDELNRHRDSLNEEIEYLRLHCTQLRASNLEMKAKLSLEPFSKTVDSLGTENQDKDRTVRMHSTLSSSRELDLVNNNVDPSPPLPDLNLSAEDTFAIDTSGPFDLNPINGNFSFSRVVAAQARQRRMQIYRAKKLHCR